Within the Thermoanaerobaculia bacterium genome, the region ATCGGGATCCCGAGACCCGCGATCAGGCCGAACCAGTTGTTCATGTGGAACTGCCAGCGAACGAGGCGATTGGCCTTGAGGTCCGGGACGTTGTCGTACGTGAGCTCCCCCGGCTCCTCGTAGAAGAGCCACAGGATGTACGCCCACAGTCCCCCGCGCTTGATGCTGTACGGGTCCCAGTCCCGGTCCACGTAGTGGTGATGGTCGCGGTGATCCGAGGACCACTTGAGGGCCGAGTTCTGCAAGGCCATCGAGCCGAAGAACAGATAGAACGCCTGCAGGGCCGGATGGCTCACGTACGCCTTGTGGGAGAAGCAGCGGTGATAACCCGCCGTCACGGAGAAGCTGACCAGCCCGAACAGCACGAAAAAGAGCGTCGGCTCCCACCAGCGAACGCCGTAGGCGA harbors:
- a CDS encoding acyl-CoA desaturase is translated as MIRRNLVPRPAGDGEKAPVRRLSWFNILFLSLTPVIGVFGTAAYAIAYGVRWWEPTLFFVLFGLVSFSVTAGYHRCFSHKAYVSHPALQAFYLFFGSMALQNSALKWSSDHRDHHHYVDRDWDPYSIKRGGLWAYILWLFYEEPGELTYDNVPDLKANRLVRWQFHMNNWFGLIAGLGIPMAVGALFGRPLGGLLWGGFLRIAVIHHTTFLVNSVAHLYGTRPYTEENSARDNGLLRAVSREQ